CATCTCCATCCATGCAGATGCAGCAGACGGCATCCTCATCCACCAGTGACTGCAGGTCGTTCTGACCCTGCGTAGCTAAGTATGACTCCTTCTCAAAGCGGTCCATGAGAAACTCAAAAAGGTTGTGCGACACCTGGCTGACGCCCTCACTCTTCCTTTTCTCATTAATGAGCTCCAGCCAGGCATAGTCTTCCTCGTCCATGTCATACTCCACCTCCTCATCTAGCTCTTCTGCTGTCCTCTCAGTGTATTTGTAATAGGCTGCCAGCCTCTTTGGCACCACCGGCAAATTGTATTCAACCGTTCTAACCTTCGGCTCTAACAGCCCACTGGTACTACTGCCAAGTGAGGCTGTGAGAGCAGCATTCTTCTTCTGCTGGTTATTTTTGAGGCGCACAGAGCGCACCAGGACCTGCTGGGGCTTCTCGTTgttctctttgttgctgttacACTCCATGATCTCCTGAGCTGTGGGGTCATCATCAGTGATGACGTCCAGCTTGTCGTAGATGCTGAGCCGGTGCACTCGGCCGTCCACCTCCAGCTCCACCATCCGCTGTGCCTGTGCGTAGGTTAGTGTCTCCCGGTTGGGCGACGGCTTTATGGGAGAAGACTCCCTTTTAAGCACTGACGGGCGGTGATTTCGTCCTTTCTTCTTCATGTTGAAGTTGCGAGGaccctaaaaaacaaacaaatttaacAACAATGTCAGTAACTAACTGATGTAAACATCAGCAGTTTCTCATGTCATTATTTGCACAGTGAAGTAACAGTTAGCTCACAGAGCAGAGTACTATGTGCTACATCTAACAGAACCTAAAGCAATGATTTACAGCTTAAACCCTTAACGCTGTCTTGAAGGAACAATGTTGGCCAGTTAATttgtttacacaataatgtcGGCACCTCTTCTTGCCTTCAACCATAGAGGAcagaaaattatgcaaaaaatgtttgcatctCTGTAATTTGAGAGGTTTGCATTGTAAGTGCTGCTGAAATGGTGTTAAAGACTGTCATGAGTTATACATGTGCATGACTTTCTGCTAAACTGTGACAGCCTTTactatgaggaaaaaaaacaccttattttatacatttagaCCCAAAACCACCCATAAGGATTGTTGAACAactgaacacaaaacaagatgcaGGTGCATcgcaacaaaagacaaaagacttTGTTTCTAATATGACATCTGTATTGACTACGTTTGATACTAGCTTGAGGACTTtagcatttttaatttctttcttcCTATAACAAAATATGCCTTACTGCTAAATGCATCTGTGATGAATAAAGAACCGTCTACATCTGACATCTCAGCAAATCTTCATCACAAATTTGTCAGAGCTGCAGTTGATATGTTCAATGTATAAATGTGTAGCTTTGTCTTTCCATATTAGAgataaagaacaaaaacaactccTCCCAACTAATGTCTGCTGCATATACGATTTTAACATGAACAATTTCAGCCCTGTATGTTAGTATCATCCTGTACGTTTTTAAGTGTAATAAGAGCTACTGCAGACAAAGTCCTTTTGTGTGTCACATACTTGGCCGAAAAGGTTGCTCCTCCTCTAGACCTCAAAAATAGTATTCAACACTTGTAACCCCGCAGGCTAAGGACAAAGGAAGTTCAGCAAAGCAGCTTCACATGCAAAGCTCCAGTGTGGGTTTGTGCACCTTTAATTTGTGAGATCAACACGCTGTCAATGAGCTGCTGAATAGTACAGGGGGCGGAAACATAACTTTCACTGGATGAATGAAAAATGCACCGAGAGCAGCACTCCTGCACAGCGACAATAGCGAGCCTCAACCAGCTCATCTTGTCAAGCAGAAGTCGCCGAGAGCTGGTTATTGTTAAACACCATCAATAGCAGCTTCAGCTCCCCCTGTTACTGTGTTCATCTGTGCCTGCTGGTCACGGATAACGCCAGCTCAGAATAACCGAACTATAACGTTCATCTGCATGATAAGTCGAACCTAGTCCAGAGTTTCAAACCAAACACATGTTACTGGAAAAGACAAGCTGGTGGTGCCCCCCAAAAGCAGGCGGCGGCCTTTCCGGTGGCTGGTTAAACGCATTAGGACACTCCGTCCACAAACCGGGCTAACATTAGCCTGCTAGCACTACACTAACTGAGAGGGGGAGGAAATATGGCGACCAACACAACAAGAAACTACCTCAATTGAAAAAGTTGGCCTTTCCTCGGAGCAGCACAGGTTGCTTTGAAGTTTTAAGCTGTCTAGAATGTGGAGGGTTGGTATTTTAAGGTGAAGCGAGAGTGAGACAAAACATACCTTGGTATTTTCACGAATTCAGCttataaaaacagcagcaatggCGGTGCGGCCTGCGGAGCGGAGCAGCAGTTAAATCCACATTCAGTCCGCTCATCCAAATGCGGCCGCGGCTCACGCTGAACCGAGTCAAACCTGAGAGTGGCCGACAGGTCTCCAGGGCGACGGAGCGGGTTTCAGGTGTTACACTCAGATATCAGGACAAACAGCGATCGTTGGGACAGTGGAAAAGCAGTTAGAAGTGGCAGGGCTCAGCGGCGGCCCGAGCTTCTCTTCCCCCACAACAATGCGGTGGTGTGAGACGCTACGCGGCGACGTCACCGCGTACACACGAACACCAGGAAGTCGCTTCGCTTCAGGTGATCATGAATGACTCTTCCATGATTTCATCCGCTGGAATCTTACACACCTCAGGTCCTAATGTAGGCATACATCTATGAAACGAGGGTTTTATATTAAACGATTGATCAATTTAAAATCAACCGGTCATTATCACATTTAGCAAACCTGATATGAACCGAAGGAAATAGTGCATTTATtttgggactattttcagcGGCGGATGAATCCACATTTAAGCTTTTTCAGACACGAGGTATAAAACATTGCTGTTTCATCAATCCGTTAAGGTGATGTTCTGTCTTCAGACATAGGTCACTGTTATGTTAATGTTCCTCACTGCTTCATTCTGACATACACACCGTAGTGACTAGTGACGGAGAGAGCCACAGTACACACGCGAGGTTTGTCCTTCACGCGAGATTGGACACTACATGAAGACATGTATCATACAGAATAATACACCAATAAACGAAAGACTAAATCAGCccaacaaaatgtccaaatcaCTGCCTAGTTTGTAATTTCCCATACACTGAATATTCTGTCTATGTGATGATAGTCTAACTCCTACTTTTGTGATACTAACAAATATTGAAGCCCAGGATTGAACCTGCAGACAGACAccatgtaataaataaattattcaaatgCAGTCTATGAATTGACTCTGTGTGACAGATCACCCGGCTGAAGTGAAGGAAAGTGCAACTTGTGACATACCTTTAGATCCTGGTCATTCCTGTCTCGGTGTTCACCAACACAAAATACTTGTGAAATTCACAAGTATTTTGTGAAGTTACCAACAATGTTGTTCCATTCTTCCACATACACAGATGCAAGCTGCAGATGATTATTGAAATCAGAAATAAGACTCCTACAAACTAAACACCAGCTCCTGTTAAtgtcttgtgattttttttaaatgtattcattatttttgagCATAACTAAGGTCATCTTTCATCACAGTAGTTTCACGTATGATGGAAAATTCAGTTTGTTGCCTAACAGATGTTGAAAACAAAGTGAATCTACAAGGTCTTTTGTGATATTGGCACCCAAAGTGTGTCTTGCTCTGTATGATGTCCATTAACATCCTTAGTGCTCTAGTATGTATTGGGGACAGTAGAAGACCAGCTGAATgtttagacacaccttctcatttaatgcttttctttattttcaatcaatcagtcatgattgattgattgattgccttcactctgcccttttgccttcactctgctgTTCAACTCATCctaaaccatctggattgggtttatgTCAGGTGATTGTGGAGGCCATgtcatctgacgcagcactccatcactctccttcttggtcaaatagctcTTACACAGCCtagaggtgtgtttggggtcattgtcctgttgaaaaatgaatgatggtccaactaaacacaaaccaggTGGGATATCATgtcactgcaggatgctgtggtcgccatgctggttcagtgtgccttcagttttgaataaatccccaacagtgtcaccaacAAAGGATCCCCACACCATGACACCTCcttctccatgcttcacggtgggaaccatgcatgcagagaccatccgttcaccttcTCTGCATTGCACAAAGAAACGgtgggtggaaccaaagatctcaaatttggacttaTCAAACCaatgcacagatttccactggtctaatgtccaacAAGAAacttgtttctctttacttagctgattggttcttgccataatatggattctaacagttgtcaaatagggctttCAACTGTgcaccaacctgacttctgcacaacacaactgatggtccccaacccattaagaaggcaagaaattccacaaattaactttgataaggcacacctgtgaagtgaaaaccatttcaggtgaatacctcatgaagctcattgagagaatgccaagagtttGCAAAGTTGTCATCAAAACAGGGCagctactttgaagaatctaataTATAAAACATATCTAGAGCTTTtttcacaattgtttgtttgctgaATAATTCTATATATATCGTGCTCCATAGTTCAGTAGttttcaaaaaaggaaaaaacattgaaagagaaggtgtgtccaaatttttgactggtagtgtatgagACTGTTTCAAAACTAACTACAGTGCATGCACATTCTAATTATTATTGGACAATAAGCTCTATAGCACAACGGAATGTGCTACATCAAGCTATGGAATCGCACAATTGTCAAGAtcaattatttttcagttcagGTCAGCACACACAATCATGAActatgaaaaaaacatctgtcCATACAGAAAAGAATCTGTTTATACAGATAACATTACACTATAACAGTGGAGCAGTCAGTTGAAAATACCATTTTAAAATAGACTGCTTAGGTTAtaagttttcattttcaatgcattttactTAGTTGGAAACATAAAATAAAGCTAACAagattaaatataaaatgtcagcataatgggattttttattttacttttagtgCAATTTTCTTATAGCCTCTAATGTTTAGACAAAAACATAATTCAGAGTTTAATCTTAAAAATAATGTAGGCAtcatttgtctttaaaaaaagaactttttaattaaaagttcAAATATGTAATTGTCACAATTCACAAGTGATGAAGGTAAAGATCTATCTCCAAAAACTTTCattaaaatcagataaaaactTACTCATCCACTTGGAAAACATTCAGTACGGAAAAACGTCCCAGACATGTTTAGCCAAGCTTAGCTACATCCTGTAAGGCTGATTCATGCTTTCTGCATTCGCACTGAACAGTCCACTGTTCACTACAAGCACACCTGCAGCACACTGGCCAGGAAAACAAGTGGTGCTTCAAGCAAATGTTTGGTATGAAGAGAGGCGGTACGAGGACAATTTCAACCATCCACACCTTTATAATTTGTCATTAATAAGGTTGTACCATAGTTAATTTAGTTCCTCCTGGACTTTGGAGGAGTTCGAGCATTGCGGGAACCCAAACACAGTAGAAAGTTCTCCAGAGGTCCTGTGCTATGTTCACACACTGTCGGTAGTTACCTGCTGTTTTCTCATGCATTTTTCTGCGTTTGATATGAGGGGAAATGCAAGCGGCTGTCTAGCAGACCAACAGACTTATTGTATAATGTTCCATGCTTGTGTTTTCAGTTCGCTTATCCATCGGACGCAAGAAGCATGAAGTCGCCATCAGTGCTAAGATGAGGCTAAAAGTGCCATGGACCAATTGCTGGACTGGATGAACAGAAATAATCCCCTAGCAggaaaaatcttttctttttgtgacaATTATATCGTATATCTACATcaaactttttctctttttccaccaaTCAGCAACTGGCAGGCGGATCATGTGGTCTCAGCCAGCGTCTTTGGCTTATCTCGGCTCGGTTTGGGACAGACAGATGGAGCGTCCTCTCTGGACAGCAGGTTGTTTCTACGGAGGTGGCAGGCCTCCTGGTAGGGGGGTCGTATTGGTGGCTGGGTGGGTGGGGTGTATTGGTACTCTTTGCCAGCCTCGAGCTaaagaagacaagaaacaaaataaaggaaagTTCATTGAGATAAATACACACATCACTGAAACAAGGATGAATCCATCCTTAACTGATTATTTAAAACATTCAACACATTCTTCTAATCATCTAAATCAAGGTGTTTCATCTGGTAGCTACAAATCCTTAAGGAAACTTCATTGATTGATGTTAGTGCAAGTCTGGACATTCATTTGAAAAGTAATTCTTTAACTAATTTAGTAGAAATTAAATAGACTTTATAACATACATTACTTTCCGTAAATGATTAGTTTACAATGTTGAggttagattttggcagggGTGTGCAAATAGTACAAGATGGAAATATGCAACCGAGTACAACAACCTCAAGTTTCTACTTAGTCGCAGTACTTGAGTGAATGTACTTGGCTACTTTCTACAACTGCCTTTTGATTCGCTGCAATTTCACAGTGTCTCCTGGTGTGTTACACTTATTTTGGGAATGAGAGATATTGATTGACATGATGTATTTAGTACAGTAATATAGAAGGCGCTACAATATGTGCATTTCTCTCCTTTGTGTGTTCTCCGCCAATAGGTTTTCTGCATGGGAGCAAAACTCACAAATAACATTAAAGGAAGACCTTAAGTTTTATCTTTACAAACTGCCCTCATTTGAGATTAAATACTGGATGAGTTAAATGATATAAAAAGTTATTGAAACTTCAACAGAAAACTGAAGGGCTAATTATTCTGTTAAACATCAATAATAATGGGATACTGGGGTAATGACGGACTCAGTTCCATAGTGAAAATGAGTAAATGTGGTACTGTCATaacaatgattaaaaatgacagaagtgaatttgttttcatatatGAACCATGTTTGGGTTGGATAGTTTGACTCAgtgaaaacaaggaaaaaaataaagctgttcaCCTGCAGAGGGTAGGTTTTGTCTGAGTCGAAGGCGCTGAGGTCACCACATGCCAGGAAGGGAACAATGACACGGTTTGGACCCTCCAACTGGTTAAAATCTACATCTGAAGGACAGAGACCAGAAATCACACTGAAGAGACAGATGATTTAAAAGCTACATCAAGACTACTTAATATTCTGAGTTTATGTGAAGTTTTTGGACCTCTAATCCCAACTGTGCTCATGTTTTGTTGCATGCGTATGCAGATGGCCTTTACTAACTTAAAAGACAGGAtgaatcaatcaaagtttatttctatagccctttacaacagcccaaagggtgacAGGAGtacttcacagtgaaaaagaaaataacttaaaaaaatacagtaacttaaaacaggacaaacaatcacactcatactCGCACCTACggacaaatttagaataatcagtgaACCTCAACAcctttttggactgtaggaggaaaccAGAGTAGCTGGAGAAACTTATGCATGCTGCCCgtaaaatgtacaataaaacaataaaataaacagtgataaaacagcacaaaaatatacatcaaaaggaaaagcaataaaaagccACCATGGCACTAGGTAAATAGTAAGGTTTTGAGttctgatttaaaaagaccCAGTTCGGTGATggtgcacctttttttttttttcttcccacaattGAAATGCAAatccaacaaaaacatttctttgctggtctttaaaaacatgaatagCTTCAAataatacagccatggccataagtttggacacagcatgacttactatgtctgttttgatgtctattacagcacagaacataactaatattttttgacagcaccagtttaattagtcaacaaatcaacaagggatataatattatcaataaattccaacgattggaacaactttgttcccaaaacataatatgagaagaaaataacaaaaaaatgcagtactttcacaactaaatttggtaagaataacaaaatgacaccaaactctttggatgttttttaaaatatgaaacttaatatagttctcaggagctgtgtactgtattgtaagtgacaattttgtggtattttctaagattcacaagcgtcatggtacttgtgtccaaacttatggccatggctgtacactaccagtcaagtGTGGACATACTTTctcatttagtttttctttattttcatgactatggttcttgccataatatggattctaacagtggtcaaatagggctgtcaattgtgtaccaacctgacttccgcacaacacaactgatggtccaaACCCCAtaaagaaggcaagaaattatACAAATGAACCTTGATAAGGCACactgaagtgaaaaccatttcaggtgcctgcctcatgaagctcatccagagaatgccaagagtgtgtaaagcagtaatcaaagcaagcGGTGGGGATTTTGAAGAATCtacaatataaaacatgttttgacacTTTATGGTCTACTACATAATTCcgtatgtgttcattcatagttttgatgccttcagtgagaatctagaATGTAAATAGTCGTGAAAATAAAGATAAACCATTCATCAAaaggtgtccaaacttttggctggTAGTGTAGAACAGCTCAGTGAATCTCCATTCTGATCACAGTGGGATCAGTCAAGCCGACCCAGGTGGCTTGTCAACAAACATGGTGgatctccagcagctccagatGTGGTCTGGATGCTCCACTATGACTATCATCTCTCCTGATATCCAGATAAAGACTCATATGTGGAAGAGGGCTCATAGTTACCATAGGAGTGATCCAGCAGAGGGTTGGACATGTTTGGGATGTAACCTTCAGGTGGAGAGTAATTCTGACAGACCACAAAGGCCTCtgcacacagaaagaaagatcAGCTGTCAGAGTTAAAGCAAATGGTCTGGTGtgaattgtggaaaaaataaaggaagaaaaacaaactgacaaaatgatATTCACTTTGAGACGCTAACAACAACTTTTGTAAGGCCTGGCAGCCATTCAACATTCAAACCAAAGATAACATTTTGCATATGACAGTGTCTGGACATGAATAATGTTGAAACGTgtagcaaaaatgacaacaaatacaGCTTTGCTTTTTTCAGTCCATGTACAAACAAAGACTATATGGTCTGGGGTTGGAGTTTGCCTCCTGATGGTCCCCTGTGATTGGTCCACGGTCACGTCACTTACCGATGCTGGAGTTCCTGCTGCTGCGAGGCTTGGCGCAGGTCACACCGCTGAAGAAAACCTTCAGCTGAGAGTACAGCAGCGTCACATCTTTACCTCGGAAGATCTGGGACATGCAGGACAGTGTGGGGTTAACACAGGTTAATCTCATTGGAGACGGATACCCACAGCCCACAATGCACCACTGCATACTATATTACTACTCTGTCGATTTTGGccgtgatgcagcttatagtctggatccagggatttgttaaagatttctatatcgCTGTGAGAAAGTGGCactgcgtcactgtaactacaaACTGACCGCTGTGGACTGATCAGGAAtgatctgtcagaaatgatacaaggaacaattgattaatttGTGAAGATGTTCTCACTTTGTTTTTTGATGCAGGTTGAGCAAGCTGTACCTTCTGCAGTCTGTAACTTCGCTCTGACAAACTGAGGAAGGTTTCACAAAGGTACACGCAGGCTGTAGCGTCTAGCTAACGGTGACACTTTAGTTAGATGTCTCATTTATCTGTAAAGTTGATTAGCTCTTGGCTATCTTCAGTAGGCTCTAACTTGCTATGAATTGTAAGTTAAGATTTCTTtgaactacaaaaaaaaaaaaaaggctgaccAGAAAACTGCTTCAGACTGCTCACAATGTCTGCACCTTGAAACAACGAACAGCTACATGGATCATACTCAGGGGAAAATGTAAAGATACAAAACTAATCTGGTAAAAATGGAACCACAGTCAACGTCCAATAGGTTACAGTGTTCTCTGAAAATTCttcattctgtcattttacaataTTAGGGCTGCCATCATAAGTCGGCAAAATCACTGGCTTTATAAGCGTTTTAAACAGATGAATGGTTGCTACTCAGGAGCAGTGAATCGACTAAGATGAAACAGTACTCCATTCTCCCTCTGGTATACATCTTTGTAGAGAGGGATTCATCTGGCAGCTGGACAATCGGCTGAACATTTATAGAGCACATAAAGAGTGAGAAAGTCCGTCATTCCTGCCATGACAAGAAGCTCTTCCGAACATTGTCATATCATACTGACAGAACATTATCAGGTTTGAACAGACTGGTGGAGTCCATGCAGCCCGAGTGCTGCTGTCCCTAAGCTTAAACTACTGGGCTAAAGTAACAAATGGTCTATAGAGTAGCTGAGCTGTAATTATCTCCATCACAACTAGCTACAGTAAGGTGTAAacaaaattttcagaaaactgtaGCAGCTCCCATCCCTGTCAAACTGATCTCCTTATGATGTTATACAGCACTTTGCAATGCTTGAAACACTTCCTGGAAACCCTGTTATGCGAACATagcaaacatcatttgcaatgAGCACTCAATCTCCTAAACTGTGTGAAAACAGCTAACCTTAACTTAAATTTCATtttgaggaagaggaagaagtcacGCAGAGCGAAATCTGGTGACTAGAGCAGAAAGAGCAGTGACTGTGCTGTTGTGGCCAAATAAAAGTGCGTGCCCGAGGCACCCACATGTCTCAATTCAGGTTGTTTGTGCCAAACGTGTCCCCAATGGGAGACAAATTCATGATGCACAATCACATCACAACGGAAGAAAACAACGAGAATGACTACAATacatacactgctgttcaaagtttttttcttattttgaaagaaaagcaaattttttcaaggacgataacattaaattaatcagaaatacagtctagacaccGCTAATGAgctaaatgattattctagctggaagtgGCTGATTTGTAATGGAATATGTACaaaggggtacagaggaacatttccagcaaccatcactcctgtgttctaatgctacattgtgttagctaatggtgttgaaaggctgattgatgattagaaaaaacttgtgcaattatgctagcacatgactAAAAGtaggagttttcatggaaaacatgaaattgcctgggtgaccccaaacttttgaacagtaatgtacaTCAACCTGCTGCTTGCACATTGATGCATCAGAATTAACAATCTAATACTGTCAGATAGAACAATCTCTCAAAGAGGCACTTTAAGTAAATTGTACTAATATTAGGAGGATTTTtgatgcaggacttttacaTTCATGAATTACTACCTTATACCACCACTGTATACTGCTGTCTGTCACAGTGCAGGAGGACTTTACACGTAATTGTCTTCAGTGGACCTCAGGGTGAGACTGTATTTAGGACCTGTGAACACTATGCATTATAAAAATAATCAGGTGAAGAACGGATGGACTCACCTTGGCCACAAATGTTCCTCCAGGTTTCAGGACATGAGTGGTGATGTTCAGAGCCTGAGAGACAAACAGCTGTCAGCATGATATCATGTGACACCTGACGTGTGAAGACTCCACACTTCTGTACTCACTGCCAATAGGAGCTGAGCCTGGATGTACTCATCCACATCATGGAGCCCGGTTACTATAGAAACATAGAatgaaagagaataataaaaaaaactggaagACAATAGAGACTTAAGAATGaacaaagacagacaagaaGTGAGCATCTCACC
This window of the Acanthochromis polyacanthus isolate Apoly-LR-REF ecotype Palm Island chromosome 8, KAUST_Apoly_ChrSc, whole genome shotgun sequence genome carries:
- the ftsj1 gene encoding putative tRNA (cytidine(32)/guanosine(34)-2'-O)-methyltransferase: MGRSSKDKRDIYYRLAKEEGWRARSAFKLLQLDQEFNLFTGVNRVVDLCAAPGSWSQVLSRKLRGQEEKGEEVKIVAVDLQAMAPLPGVTQIQGDITKVSTAEEIIRHFEGQPADLVVCDGAPDVTGLHDVDEYIQAQLLLAALNITTHVLKPGGTFVAKIFRGKDVTLLYSQLKVFFSGVTCAKPRSSRNSSIEAFVVCQNYSPPEGYIPNMSNPLLDHSYDVDFNQLEGPNRVIVPFLACGDLSAFDSDKTYPLQLEAGKEYQYTPPTQPPIRPPYQEACHLRRNNLLSREDAPSVCPKPSRDKPKTLAETT